A single genomic interval of Acetobacteraceae bacterium harbors:
- a CDS encoding pentapeptide repeat-containing protein, which produces MADFSNTDLTQANFCGASLVEADLRGASLSNTRFDGAALSDAKFENVDFAAGSFAGCALREAKVGHFLWGNQDVFHPPVTFSGSVFPVRLFEDFLMMAGTMFPRDQIEGGDSDDATPAELTYLREYRDLLTFFMDAQVNGRSTHGPDDPSLTGVH; this is translated from the coding sequence ATGGCGGATTTCAGTAATACTGATCTGACCCAGGCAAATTTCTGCGGGGCCTCCCTCGTCGAGGCTGATCTCCGGGGCGCGTCTCTCTCGAATACGCGTTTCGACGGTGCCGCTTTATCCGACGCGAAGTTTGAAAATGTTGATTTCGCGGCGGGATCTTTCGCGGGCTGTGCCCTGCGGGAAGCAAAGGTTGGGCATTTTCTATGGGGGAATCAAGATGTTTTCCATCCCCCCGTGACCTTTAGCGGCTCAGTCTTTCCAGTTCGGCTCTTCGAGGATTTTCTGATGATGGCGGGCACGATGTTCCCGCGTGATCAGATCGAAGGGGGCGACAGCGACGACGCAACACCGGCGGAGCTGACTTATTTACGAGAATATCGCGACCTATTGACGTTTTTCATGGATGCGCAGGTCAATGGCCGTTCCACCCATGGTCCGGATGATCCCAGCCTGACTGGGGTGCATTAA
- a CDS encoding succinate dehydrogenase iron-sulfur subunit, producing MAELRLSEESRVTQGKTFLAAAGAKNRRFFQVYRWSPDAGETPRMDRYELDLDKIGPMILDALLFIKNEVDPTLTFRRSCREGICGSCAMNIDGENTLACLKPIESIKGVVTINPLPHMPVVKDLVPNLNGAYKQLEVIEPWLKNETPAPKDEERHQSIADREKLDGLWECILCFCCTTSCPSYWWNGDQYLGPATLLAAQRWIVDSRDTHEVERLENLDDPMKLYACRSIMNCTQTCPKGLNPAKAIAQIKKKQVLRGPK from the coding sequence ATGGCTGAATTACGGCTTTCCGAGGAGAGCAGAGTCACCCAGGGGAAAACATTTCTTGCGGCGGCGGGGGCAAAGAATCGTCGGTTCTTCCAGGTTTATCGCTGGTCACCGGATGCAGGCGAGACGCCGCGGATGGATCGTTACGAGCTGGACCTTGACAAAATCGGCCCCATGATTCTCGATGCGCTGCTCTTCATCAAAAATGAGGTTGACCCGACCCTGACCTTCCGCCGGTCCTGTCGTGAAGGTATTTGCGGATCATGCGCGATGAATATCGATGGCGAGAATACGCTTGCCTGCCTCAAGCCTATTGAGAGCATCAAAGGCGTGGTGACCATCAACCCGCTTCCGCACATGCCGGTCGTCAAGGATCTGGTTCCCAACCTGAACGGGGCCTATAAGCAGCTGGAAGTCATTGAGCCCTGGCTGAAAAATGAGACCCCTGCACCGAAAGATGAGGAGCGGCATCAATCCATTGCGGACCGCGAAAAACTCGATGGATTGTGGGAATGTATTTTGTGTTTCTGCTGCACGACTTCCTGTCCTTCTTATTGGTGGAATGGGGATCAGTATCTCGGCCCGGCGACTTTGCTTGCGGCACAAAGGTGGATTGTTGATTCCCGTGACACGCATGAGGTTGAAAGGTTGGAAAATCTCGATGACCCGATGAAGCTTTATGCCTGTCGGTCGATAATGAATTGTACGCAGACTTGTCCGAAAGGCCTCAACCCGGCCAAAGCCATCGCGCAGATCAAGAAGAAACAAGTTTTGCGCGGGCCCAAGTAG
- a CDS encoding pentapeptide repeat-containing protein: MKLTDCCVVPHACHVVVAAVDEVRSVLFYFLRKTPDQPRQFVLAEDERSPAYTTFENASPHNTTLVSRDLRRVFLHDADLYGRDLTNADLRGANLSGADLAGASLVNACLTGADLSYASFVGADLSDADLTGTMARGADFRDATLTNTRFIGAVCTSARFGGQDLARTDFSGAVMTELRFSPAFWGEQVIFDMPISFSDGERRISFVNGRVMRDARRAPRIFKP, encoded by the coding sequence TTGAAACTGACGGATTGCTGTGTGGTTCCGCATGCCTGTCATGTTGTCGTGGCGGCAGTAGATGAGGTGCGTAGTGTGTTGTTTTACTTCCTTCGCAAAACTCCAGATCAACCCCGCCAGTTTGTCCTGGCTGAGGATGAACGATCACCCGCCTACACGACCTTTGAAAACGCATCACCTCATAACACGACGTTGGTCAGCCGGGATCTCCGACGCGTTTTTCTACATGATGCGGATCTCTATGGCCGCGACCTAACGAACGCAGATTTACGCGGGGCAAATCTGTCAGGGGCAGATCTCGCAGGTGCGTCTCTCGTCAATGCGTGTCTCACGGGCGCCGACCTCTCTTACGCATCCTTCGTTGGCGCGGACCTCTCCGATGCGGACCTGACGGGCACCATGGCGCGCGGGGCTGATTTTCGCGATGCGACGCTGACGAATACGCGATTTATCGGCGCCGTCTGCACTTCGGCGCGTTTCGGCGGGCAGGACCTGGCACGCACGGACTTCTCCGGTGCCGTCATGACAGAATTGCGTTTTTCCCCCGCATTTTGGGGAGAGCAGGTGATCTTCGACATGCCGATCAGTTTTTCAGACGGGGAGCGGCGCATCTCCTTCGTCAATGGGCGGGTGATGCGAGACGCGAGACGCGCCCCCCGCATCTTCAAACCGTGA
- a CDS encoding DUF3297 family protein: protein MSDALPDRLCSSPDSKFYDEAILGKGIGVCLNGEERTNVEEYCISEGWVRLAVGRTLDRRGRPMTIKVSGKIEVWIKGDGEKA, encoded by the coding sequence ATGAGTGATGCCCTGCCTGACCGGCTTTGTTCAAGCCCGGATAGCAAGTTTTATGATGAAGCCATCCTCGGTAAAGGCATTGGCGTCTGCCTCAACGGTGAGGAGCGGACCAATGTGGAGGAATATTGCATCAGCGAAGGTTGGGTCCGCCTCGCTGTCGGCCGCACGCTGGACCGCCGCGGCCGCCCGATGACCATCAAAGTGTCCGGGAAAATCGAGGTCTGGATCAAGGGAGATGGTGAGAAAGCGTAA
- a CDS encoding PHP domain-containing protein: MTENCLPMPLQVATHYSFLRGASYPSELFTTAAAMGYKAMGIADHQTVAGLVQAHCAAREAGIRLIPGCCLQLTDGTILLVYPKDRTVWARLCFWLTLGYKRGTRETFALDWHDLAHPAAPPPRRHIMRHLPQHILSRQAQRGHTGKMTTLPMQHNTRRIQTRLIQMTVESSALSWFRRRGPIARHATGGEDAAICVSQLHQMKAALG, from the coding sequence GTGACGGAAAACTGTCTCCCGATGCCGCTTCAGGTTGCGACCCATTATTCCTTCCTGCGTGGCGCCAGTTATCCTTCCGAGCTTTTCACCACAGCCGCGGCAATGGGCTATAAAGCCATGGGGATCGCTGACCATCAGACGGTCGCCGGGCTGGTGCAGGCCCATTGCGCCGCCAGGGAGGCGGGGATCCGCCTGATCCCGGGCTGTTGCCTGCAACTGACGGATGGTACGATCCTGCTGGTCTACCCCAAGGACCGCACAGTATGGGCGCGACTGTGCTTCTGGTTGACACTCGGCTATAAACGCGGCACGCGTGAGACATTTGCACTCGATTGGCATGACCTCGCCCATCCCGCCGCCCCGCCGCCCCGCCGACACATCATGCGCCACCTACCGCAGCACATCCTGTCGCGGCAGGCGCAACGGGGACACACGGGCAAAATGACAACCCTGCCGATGCAGCACAATACCAGACGGATACAGACCAGGCTTATCCAAATGACAGTGGAGAGTTCTGCTTTATCCTGGTTCCGACGCCGCGGCCCTATCGCGCGCCACGCGACAGGGGGAGAAGACGCCGCCATCTGCGTTTCACAACTGCATCAGATGAAGGCCGCCTTAGGGTAG
- a CDS encoding pentapeptide repeat-containing protein, whose amino-acid sequence MCFDILHKFSGKPVASVARPLEDVTEDLGRCRGAAVQQCAQLGQNLIDADLRGVSCRHADLRGQCFIGCILDDADFSGASLQDADFSGASLMRARFDDASLSGARFLNTNLTRATFIRADLLTTSLVGVTLSDADFCDAHLTAARFDGADCTRANFHQADLSHSSWGGRRGASMRAFRKPPGTE is encoded by the coding sequence ATGTGCTTCGATATACTTCACAAATTTTCAGGGAAGCCCGTCGCCTCTGTCGCACGTCCGCTGGAGGACGTCACGGAGGATTTGGGCAGGTGTCGCGGTGCGGCTGTTCAACAATGCGCCCAACTTGGCCAAAATCTCATCGATGCAGATCTTAGGGGCGTCTCCTGCCGCCATGCAGATTTAAGGGGACAATGCTTCATCGGCTGTATTCTGGATGACGCGGATTTCAGCGGCGCCTCTTTGCAAGACGCCGACTTCTCGGGCGCCTCCCTCATGCGCGCGCGGTTTGACGATGCGTCACTCTCCGGCGCGCGTTTTCTCAACACCAATCTCACCCGAGCAACGTTCATACGCGCCGATCTTCTGACGACATCGCTGGTCGGCGTCACGCTGAGCGACGCCGATTTCTGCGATGCACATCTGACGGCAGCGCGCTTCGACGGCGCAGACTGCACGCGCGCCAATTTTCATCAGGCGGATCTGAGTCATAGCTCCTGGGGGGGCCGACGCGGTGCATCAATGCGCGCTTTCAGGAAGCCACCTGGGACAGAATGA
- a CDS encoding phosphopantetheine-binding protein, with the protein MSNLLLIVIDQLTKHFKNEANLITADTRLVEDLQADSFDFVEVVFELETRLGIVIPDDFYTSKLKTVDDIVIALEEVIAQKQAVLNDSTAVERAAT; encoded by the coding sequence ATGTCTAATCTCTTATTGATCGTTATCGATCAGTTGACGAAACACTTCAAAAATGAAGCAAATCTGATCACGGCGGATACGCGCCTTGTTGAGGATTTGCAGGCTGACAGCTTCGATTTCGTCGAGGTGGTTTTCGAGCTTGAAACACGGCTGGGTATCGTCATCCCTGACGATTTCTACACCAGCAAGCTCAAGACCGTCGACGATATCGTGATCGCTCTTGAGGAAGTTATCGCTCAGAAGCAGGCCGTTCTCAATGATTCGACTGCGGTCGAAAGGGCCGCCACGTGA